TTGCAAGAGCTATTCCAATTCCCGAACGAAAAGCATTTAATACATGTTCACAAACAAGCTCTCTTTCGGTAACCTTCTCATCCGCAAACTTCATTTTATAACTTCCGGTTCCGGTCTTTTCGCTTTCCGGCAAAAGTCCCATCCTTACAAGCACGTCAGAAAAAAACTTTAGTTTAATTCCCGGCGCAACTATTGTCACGCCAAGAATTGCCCCAAAAGAAAATAAAAAACCACTGTTATATAAATAAAGAGGCTGTTCGATCAGGAGCATGATTTCGGCAAGTGAAAGAGCTGACAAAAGGTCATAGGTTCTTCCAAGCACAGGTGCAAGGAGCCTTATTCCAAACATCACTATTGCCCTGACGCTAGATGCACTCATTCCGCACATCTGGCCATAAATATACATAAAAGCAATTGGAAGAACACTTGCAGGAATTATTGGAAATCGTATCTTTCGAAGTAGTTTGTATAGTCCCATCCCCAAAATTGAAATATGCAGGCCACTAACAGCCATAATATGAATTATTCCGGCGTCTTTATAAAGTCGCTTGGTATCTTCATCCATAAAGGCCTTATCTCCAAGAATAACCCCTTTCATAACAGCTGCATCTTCATTGGATAGACATCTGTCCAAAACAGATTCCAGCCTATATTTGATCCTGTAAAGTCCTTCCTGAAATATATCTTTATTTCCGCCCACTCCCTCTATCCGGGCTTTAGTTATCCTATATGCAATTTTCAAAGTTGAATAATAAAGGCGCGAGTCAAACTCTCCGGGATTTCTTCCGGACTCAAATGTTTTTTTTCGCCCTGCCACTTTCACAAGCTGTCCAATAGCAGGTTCAATATAATCCTCGTTTGACATGTAACATTGAATATATTTATTTTTTCCAAGATTATTTCTATTGCATGGAATTATATAGATTACCGGAGATACTTCGCCCAAATAGTCGACCCTGTACTCTTTTCTGTCTACATAGCCTTCTATTTGGAGAAAGTTACCATCTCCGGCATCAGAATGGTCATAAAGATCATCAGATACAAATAATTCAAGATATAAATAGATAAGCGCCGTTATTATCAAAGCTATTAAACATAACGGTCGTTTCATAATCAATTCACTTTTTATTTCTGTAATTTAATCACTGTGTTTCAACAATATCCAGATTTCTCTCATAGGAGCCGCTAATAAGGTAGTCCATAAAGGTAAAAGCTGACTCTCCGTTTACTGAAAATGCTACTTTATTGATATTAGGAAGTTCAGTAACAGTATTTACAATGGAATAAATAGCAGTTTCAGCAGATACAGACCCCATCTGTGTCAAAAACTCCGAGTCAAAATCTATATAGCATACGCCATCTTTAGAACTGATACTGCGTACTTTGGTATTCTTAGATACTGTTGGATATGCTATATCTGTATTAGGGCCGCTTATAACCTGCTCAACTGCCAGTTTTTCCATGGCAATATTGCTGTTATAAACTACAGATCTGTAAACAGGAATAAGCTTCTTGCCATCCTCACTTGCAAAATACAGCTTAAGCTCAACCTTCTCATAGGTATTGATTTCATTACCGGCATTATAGATAAAAGTATCTGCAGACATATTGCCAATGACATTACCATAATGATCTGTAATAGGCGTTCCTTCTATCTGGAAAGATACATAGTCTATATCATCCAGCTGTGTAAATGTCCTGACAATTGCCGCCCTGTCCAAAACTTCCAGAGTCCTGCCAAGATTATTATAATTAGGGCTGAAATTCATGGTAAGAAGCCTGTCATTAAGCGAATATCCTATAAGATGAATATCCCCCGACATTGGAGCTTCATATTGCATTCTGTCCGGCATTTGGCCGAGAACTTCAACCAGTTCCTTGATTGCTGCATTAGTATCATTAATATCAGCAGTAAGTTCATAATCCTGAGATATCACACCTGTTTCACTGCTGTTGACGTAATAAACTTGTATCAGCTGTTCAGATTCAGGTTTTTTCCTGCTGCATCCTCCAAGCATAGGAACAAGCATGACAATACCGAGCATTATGCTCACGCTCTTTATGAAATTTGCATTTTTTCCTTTTTTCATCATTTAGTTCCTACACTGGACAAAGGTATCTTGACTGTAAAGGTAGTACCTTCTCCTAAAGTACTCTTAACATCAATTGATCCCCTGTGCATAATAACAACATTTCTTGCAATAGACAGGCCAAGCCCTGTTCCACCAATTTCTCTTGAACGGGATTTGTCAACTCGGTAAAATCTCTCGTAAATATGATCGAGAGATGATTCAGGAATACCCATTCCGGAGTCTTCTACAGTTGTGTAGAAAAACTGATGATCTGCATCAAGAGTAACTCTCACCCATCCATTATCCTTGTTATACTTAATTGCATTTTCTACCAGGTTCATGATAAGAAGCGAAATCTTAACTTCATCAATTTCAGCCGTTATTGCTCTCTTACTCTCAAGAGTAAGCTCAATATTATGCTTACGCGCAATTGGCCTCATCCTCTTAAGTACGCTCTCTGTAAGAGAAACAACATCAACCTCTGTAATCGCAAGACCTGCGGAAGTCTTATCCATCTTAACAAGCGCCAGAAGGTCGTTGATGATCTTATCTTCCCTGTCTATCTCACTTCCAATATCGCTCATGAATTCTCTATATACTTCATTTGGTACATCTTCCTGAGCCAAAAGAGAATCTGCAAGAATCTTAATTGAAGTAATAGGAGTCTTGAGCTCATGTGATACGTTTGATACAAATTCCTGTCTGGAATCATCTAAAACCTTCATCCTGCGAAGAAGCGCATTGAAAGCCTTGATGATCTGTTCAGTTTCCATATAGTTCGGGCCAACAATAGGCTTATCTGTATAGCCTTCCTTAATGTCATTGATAGCAGCTGTAATTCTATCAAAAGGCCTAAGAAGTGCATATGCTACAAGTGCTGCAAAGACAATGATCACCATAGCGATCAGAATTTCTATGGTAGTTGCACGTCTATCAAGAATTTCCATAGTATTGGCAATAGTATCCGTAGATACACTTGTCAGTAGTACTCCTCTTACAACCTCATTCTTGTCCCTGCTCTCATACACATCCTGTTCTTCTATAAGCTGCGTTTCAACGATAGGTGTGAGTAATTCAATGTATCCATTTGCCTGGTCATATCTGGACATAGTACCCTTTGAGCCGGTCTTAAGACAGTTTACAACCTCTTCAGAAATAATAGTCTTGCCCTGACTAATGCTATAGGTATCCTTTACAACCTTAAGGTCATCATTGATAACCATAACTCGTCCATCATAAAGATTAGCCAGCATATCAAGCTCGGCGTTTATCACATCCGATGACTGGTTCTGCAAATAGTTGTACATAATAAGGTGATTGGCCAAGATCTTGAGCTGAGTCTGCACCTCAGTTGATTTGACACTGACAGCACGATCCTCATAGCTATCAAGGATCATCAAATGCACAGATAGTGACGATAATAATCCTGTTATAGCTATTACCAAAAAGAATCGTACTCTTAGACTTTTTAGAATGTCTCTGATTTTTAATTGTTTAAAAAATTCGCGAATCCCATCAATATACTTATTCATATTTATGTTACATCATGCCTGAAAATAGTAGCCGCTTCCCCATTTAGTTCTAACGTATCTGGGTTCGCTTGGATTGGACTCAAGCTTCTCTCTAAGTCTTCTGATATGAACATCTACTGTTCTGACATCTCCGGGATACTCTGTACCCCAAATAGTAGTAAGGAGCTCTTCTCTTGAGTAAACTTTGCCGGGGTTAGATGCAAGAAGCTCTAAAAGTTCATATTCGCGGCTGGTAACATTGATTTCTTTGCTGCCAACGAATACTCTTCTGTATTCTTCGTTGAGCTTGAGATCGCCATAGCTGATAACATCCTTGCTGTCAGCATTCTTGGAAGCTCTTCTCATAATAGCCTTGATCCTGGCTTTTACTTCAAGGATATTGAAAGGCTTGGTAATATAATCATCTGCGCCATATTCAAGCCCCAGAATCTTATCCATATCATCGCCCTTGGCTGTCAGCATGATGATAGGAACATTAGAAAACTCTCTGATCTGTTGACACACCTCAAATCCTGTCATAATTGGAAGCATTACATCCAAAAGGATAATGTCATATTCATTAGCTCTGGCCTTATCAAGTGCTTCCTGTCCGTCATAAGCACAGTCAACTATTATATCATCCTGCTCAAGGCTAAACTTAATGCCCTTTACAATAACTTTTTCATCATCAACAACAAGTGCTTTCTTACTCATTTATACCACCATTTCTAAACAGTTATATAATCTTTTATCTTGGAAAACAGCTTATCCTTGATCCCGGAGACCTTCATAATATCTTCGATAGCAGTAAATTTGCCATTTTCTGTTCGATAATCAATAATCTTTCCAGCTATCCCCTTCCCTATTCCGGGAAGTGTCATTAATTCCTCAGCAGTTGCAGTGTTTATATTGATAAAGGAAGCTCCCTTATCTGCTCCACCAGACGTCTGCATTGATTCCTTGTTATAATCATAATCCGGAACGCTTGAAGAATCAGCAGTATCAGCCTTCTCTATTTCATCCCGCGTTGGAATCTGCAGTTTAAGGCCATCTTGAATAGGATATGCAAGATTTACGTAGTCTTTATCTGCATTTTCTGCAAAGCCTCCTGCAGCTTCTACAGCATCAATTATACGTCTATCACTATCCAGATAATAAACACCCGGATTAACCACAGCACCACAAACAAAAACTGCACAGGATCTAACTGCAGCTTTTGCAGGCTCTTCATCCGGCTCAGAATAATCAGCAGATGCAAACCCTCCCGAGCTGATACCGGAAGACGCATCTATCGTTAGTTCCCGGTTCATTTCTTCATCTGAAAGAATTATTTCCTGCGAGTCTGCTCTTCTGCATCCCGCAAGAAGAATCATAGTTAAAAGAATTATTATTGTTTTACGCATGTTTCCTCCCAAAAAAGAGGACCCCGCCATGCATTTCTAATTTTATAAAAGTTAATCAAATAACGCAATACCATTTATTGCTTCATTCTGATCAATCACTGTCCTCAGTAAGTCCGGCAGTAATTGCCTCGTCATCAGGATCTGGAATATGCTCTTCCGAATAGGCTTCGCCTGTAACCTGTGTCATAATGCTCTCTGATACAGCCTTAAGAGTATCGTTACAATCCTCTCCGTTCCAAATCTTGGTAAATGCTATTTCCAGCTCCATCCAAAGGTTGCTGGTCTCGATAGTCTTGGGCATTGGAACAGAATCATTATAAACATCAACAAAGGTATAAATATTGTTATTATCGTATTTAACACCATAATGAGCGGCAACTTTACCTGCACTTGTATAGATATCGCCTGAATTATCATTGCAAAGATATCTGGCAACAGCATTGGCCTCAGTAATATGCTCGGTGTAGCCGTTTACTACGATACAATCAGTAACAGACATAGTCCTTGTACCAAAGTCCGCTGTAAGTCCCGGCATATCTGCTACTGCAAATTCATAAGGGCATTCACCAGCATCCTGTGCTTCCTTGATCTTGCCAAGAATATCTGTTGTAGCAACTGTAAATACAATCTTGCCGTCTATGAAATCGCTGACGATCTTATCATAATCAATTTCATCAGCATCTATAGCAAAGAACTGGTTGAGCTGCTGGTAAATCTTCATGCAGCTGATAGTATCTGTATTATAGATATCTATCTTGCTGACATCATCTCCGGATTTACCACCTACGTTCATATAATTACCTACAAAGAAATAATTATAGAAAATATCTGTTACATCCCACTTAAATACGGCTTCTACCTGCTCAGGAGCGTTGTAGCTCTCGGCAAACTTCAAAATATCTGAAATTGTAAGAGGAAGGCTGTTAGCTATCTCTTTTTCAATCATGACCTGAGTGATTTCAGGAGAAGTTTCCTCCTCACTGGTCTCTTCAGTGGAAGCTTCTGATGAAGAAACTTCAGACGAATTATCAATCTCTGCCTGTGCAGCCTCTCCCTCAGCAGCATCTATTTCAGACTGCATGTTGGCTACTGCCATCTCTTCAAGATATGTCTTGTTATATACAAGGCTACTGGTCTCAAAATACATAGGATAAGCTATGTATCTGCCGTTGTAGGAAACTGAATTGATTGCAGCATCAGGAAACATCTCGGTTGAAAGATAATCCTCGCCGTCAGTTATCTCCATGGCAAGACCTGCAAGATAAGCCTTCTCAAGTGAATCGTTTGTAATTATGAATAAGTCAGGGTAGTTGTCTTCTGTAAGAGAAGCTTTATTGATAGCCTCCAGATACTCAAGTCCAGACACAAGAACAGGCTCGATACGCACATTCTGATTATTCTCAGAATAAGCAACAGCCTTGCTCTGAAGATAACTGGTAAGGGAATCATCCGTATACCACAGTCTTACTGTTGTTCTGGTCCTTGGGAACAAAGAACGATTTTCAAAAATGCTCTGTCCCGAGCGGGCGTACACGATGGTGCCCGCAAGGGTACATGCAATAAGTATAATAGAAAAAATTCTGATTCTTAATTTCATACAGACTCCAGGCATGAACGAAGAATTTCGATCATGTCATCCACATTCTCTTTAGTAATTATGAGAGGTGGAACAAATCTGATTATCTGAGCTCCTGCATTGATCAAGATCAATCCCTTATCAAGAGCCTTGTTTATTATCTCTGAAACAGGTCTGTCAAAGACAAGCCCCTGCATCAATCCCGCACCTCTTCTATCTATTATGAAGTCATACTCATCCTTAAGCTCATCAAGTCGCTTTTCTAAATAAGGAGCTACTTCTTTCACATTCTCTATTATATTGTCCTGTTTAAATAAATCAAGTACTTTGCCTACTGCCGCACAGGCAAAGGGATTTCCGCCGTAGGTTGTTCCGTGATCACCAGCTACAAGCGAATTTGCGCCCACCTTCTCAGTCATGAGAAAGGCTCCAACCGGAACTCCACAGCCAAGAGCTTTGGCAGTAGTCATAATATCAGGCTTGATACCATATTTCTGCCATGCATACATATAGCCTGTTCTTCCCATTCCGCATTGTATCTCATCAAGGATCATCAGAATATCTTTTTCATCGCAGAGCTTTCTGATATCAGAAAGAAAATCTTCAGTAGCCGGGAATATACCTCCTTCTCCCTGAACAGTTTCAAGAATGATAGCACATGTTTTTTCTGTAACCTGGGCTTTGACGCTATCAAAGTCATTGATATCAGCAAATTTAACATTGCCGATCATTGGTTCAAAAGCTTCTCTGTAATGAGGATTGCCTGTTACAGATAATGCGCCAAAGGTCCTTC
The sequence above is a segment of the Butyrivibrio proteoclasticus B316 genome. Coding sequences within it:
- a CDS encoding GerMN domain-containing protein, whose product is MMKKGKNANFIKSVSIMLGIVMLVPMLGGCSRKKPESEQLIQVYYVNSSETGVISQDYELTADINDTNAAIKELVEVLGQMPDRMQYEAPMSGDIHLIGYSLNDRLLTMNFSPNYNNLGRTLEVLDRAAIVRTFTQLDDIDYVSFQIEGTPITDHYGNVIGNMSADTFIYNAGNEINTYEKVELKLYFASEDGKKLIPVYRSVVYNSNIAMEKLAVEQVISGPNTDIAYPTVSKNTKVRSISSKDGVCYIDFDSEFLTQMGSVSAETAIYSIVNTVTELPNINKVAFSVNGESAFTFMDYLISGSYERNLDIVETQ
- a CDS encoding sensor histidine kinase yields the protein MNKYIDGIREFFKQLKIRDILKSLRVRFFLVIAITGLLSSLSVHLMILDSYEDRAVSVKSTEVQTQLKILANHLIMYNYLQNQSSDVINAELDMLANLYDGRVMVINDDLKVVKDTYSISQGKTIISEEVVNCLKTGSKGTMSRYDQANGYIELLTPIVETQLIEEQDVYESRDKNEVVRGVLLTSVSTDTIANTMEILDRRATTIEILIAMVIIVFAALVAYALLRPFDRITAAINDIKEGYTDKPIVGPNYMETEQIIKAFNALLRRMKVLDDSRQEFVSNVSHELKTPITSIKILADSLLAQEDVPNEVYREFMSDIGSEIDREDKIINDLLALVKMDKTSAGLAITEVDVVSLTESVLKRMRPIARKHNIELTLESKRAITAEIDEVKISLLIMNLVENAIKYNKDNGWVRVTLDADHQFFYTTVEDSGMGIPESSLDHIYERFYRVDKSRSREIGGTGLGLSIARNVVIMHRGSIDVKSTLGEGTTFTVKIPLSSVGTK
- a CDS encoding response regulator transcription factor, coding for MSKKALVVDDEKVIVKGIKFSLEQDDIIVDCAYDGQEALDKARANEYDIILLDVMLPIMTGFEVCQQIREFSNVPIIMLTAKGDDMDKILGLEYGADDYITKPFNILEVKARIKAIMRRASKNADSKDVISYGDLKLNEEYRRVFVGSKEINVTSREYELLELLASNPGKVYSREELLTTIWGTEYPGDVRTVDVHIRRLREKLESNPSEPRYVRTKWGSGYYFQA
- a CDS encoding helix-hairpin-helix domain-containing protein produces the protein MRKTIIILLTMILLAGCRRADSQEIILSDEEMNRELTIDASSGISSGGFASADYSEPDEEPAKAAVRSCAVFVCGAVVNPGVYYLDSDRRIIDAVEAAGGFAENADKDYVNLAYPIQDGLKLQIPTRDEIEKADTADSSSVPDYDYNKESMQTSGGADKGASFININTATAEELMTLPGIGKGIAGKIIDYRTENGKFTAIEDIMKVSGIKDKLFSKIKDYITV
- a CDS encoding sugar ABC transporter substrate-binding protein, giving the protein MKLRIRIFSIILIACTLAGTIVYARSGQSIFENRSLFPRTRTTVRLWYTDDSLTSYLQSKAVAYSENNQNVRIEPVLVSGLEYLEAINKASLTEDNYPDLFIITNDSLEKAYLAGLAMEITDGEDYLSTEMFPDAAINSVSYNGRYIAYPMYFETSSLVYNKTYLEEMAVANMQSEIDAAEGEAAQAEIDNSSEVSSSEASTEETSEEETSPEITQVMIEKEIANSLPLTISDILKFAESYNAPEQVEAVFKWDVTDIFYNYFFVGNYMNVGGKSGDDVSKIDIYNTDTISCMKIYQQLNQFFAIDADEIDYDKIVSDFIDGKIVFTVATTDILGKIKEAQDAGECPYEFAVADMPGLTADFGTRTMSVTDCIVVNGYTEHITEANAVARYLCNDNSGDIYTSAGKVAAHYGVKYDNNNIYTFVDVYNDSVPMPKTIETSNLWMELEIAFTKIWNGEDCNDTLKAVSESIMTQVTGEAYSEEHIPDPDDEAITAGLTEDSD
- a CDS encoding aspartate aminotransferase family protein, encoding MSEVMKKYIQEAEEALLHTYNRYQIVLDRGDGVYLYDLDGKKYLDFVSGIAVFALGYNNKEYNDALKAQIDKLLHTSNYYYNVPAIEAARKIKEVSGMDRVFFTNSGAEAVEGALKAARKYHYLKTGKADGEIIAMNHSFHGRTFGALSVTGNPHYREAFEPMIGNVKFADINDFDSVKAQVTEKTCAIILETVQGEGGIFPATEDFLSDIRKLCDEKDILMILDEIQCGMGRTGYMYAWQKYGIKPDIMTTAKALGCGVPVGAFLMTEKVGANSLVAGDHGTTYGGNPFACAAVGKVLDLFKQDNIIENVKEVAPYLEKRLDELKDEYDFIIDRRGAGLMQGLVFDRPVSEIINKALDKGLILINAGAQIIRFVPPLIITKENVDDMIEILRSCLESV